From a region of the Vaginimicrobium propionicum genome:
- the topA gene encoding type I DNA topoisomerase, translating to MTRMRRLVIVESPTKANKIASFLGEDYIVESSRGHVRDLPNNASEVPAKYKTQAWSRLGVDIDHDFAPLYIVNPEKRATIKRLKEQLKSADELYLATDEDREGEAIAWHLLAELKPKVPVKRMVFHEITPQAIFQAVENPREIDLDLVDAQETRRILDRLYGYQVSPVLWKKVMPKLSAGRVQSVATRLVVDRERERIAFVAAKYWDLSLKLATQTQDTFTARLADVAGVRVARGTDFDAKAKLRANTLALSEPAAENLSKALVKAQIRVSDVDAKPYRRRPAAPFRTTTLQQEAGRKLGFATERTMRIAQSLYESGFITYMRTDSVSLSGEAIQAARAQAVQLYGSDQVPDKPRIYASKVKNAQEAHEAIRPAGDKFRTPAQTGLSGDELRLYELIWQRTVASQMADAVGEQVSVKMSADFAAGVDVGTGEPAPNAGLVASGRTITFAGFMRAYVESTAQGEETPRLPKLSAGQEINLVEAAPLGHETKPPARYTEPSLIAKLEELEIGRPSTYASIIRTITARDYVYRRGTALVPTWLAFAVTRLLEDHFPQLVDYAFTAGLEEHLDEIASGQRARLEVLERFYHGGGGAKGLAELTSDLGDIDAKATSTFPLADSGIVVRVGRYGPYLEHDGKRANLPPDLAPDELNVDKAEELLTSGSDQRELGINPNTSRMIVAKNGRYGPYVTEILEDDAPKSAKAKTASLFKTMALDTLTLEQAVKLLSLPRVVGTSDGVEITAQNGPYGPYLKKGSDTRQLANEEELFTVTLEAAEKLFAEPKKRGRAAAPMRELGKDPQTGKEMVIKTGRFGPYITDGETNQSLPKSLAIDDITAEQASEMLAAKRAKGPAKRRTTRGKKGSTKK from the coding sequence GTGACAAGAATGCGACGCCTGGTGATCGTGGAATCACCAACCAAGGCGAATAAAATCGCTAGTTTCTTAGGCGAGGATTACATCGTTGAATCCAGCCGAGGCCACGTCCGCGATTTACCCAATAACGCCTCCGAAGTGCCAGCTAAATATAAGACTCAGGCCTGGTCTCGACTAGGCGTAGATATTGACCATGATTTCGCGCCACTTTATATCGTCAACCCCGAAAAGCGCGCCACGATAAAACGACTAAAAGAACAGTTGAAGAGCGCTGACGAGTTATATCTGGCAACAGATGAAGACCGCGAAGGGGAAGCTATCGCCTGGCACCTCTTAGCGGAATTGAAGCCGAAGGTGCCGGTTAAGAGAATGGTGTTCCACGAGATCACGCCGCAGGCGATTTTCCAGGCAGTAGAAAACCCGCGCGAGATCGATCTTGATTTAGTGGATGCCCAAGAGACTCGCCGGATCTTAGATCGCCTATACGGTTATCAGGTTTCGCCAGTGCTATGGAAGAAAGTCATGCCGAAACTCTCCGCTGGACGAGTCCAGTCGGTTGCAACCAGGCTGGTTGTCGATCGTGAACGAGAGAGAATCGCGTTCGTGGCCGCTAAATATTGGGATCTAAGCCTGAAACTAGCCACACAAACCCAAGACACTTTCACGGCTCGACTAGCCGATGTGGCCGGGGTGCGGGTAGCGCGCGGCACAGATTTCGACGCTAAAGCTAAACTTCGAGCAAATACCTTAGCGTTAAGCGAGCCGGCTGCTGAAAATCTTTCTAAAGCCCTAGTTAAAGCACAAATTAGGGTCAGTGATGTGGACGCTAAGCCCTATCGCCGTCGTCCGGCAGCCCCATTTAGAACTACCACTTTGCAGCAAGAGGCCGGACGTAAATTGGGCTTCGCCACCGAACGTACTATGCGGATTGCTCAGTCTCTCTACGAGTCTGGATTCATCACTTATATGCGTACCGATTCGGTTTCGTTGTCTGGTGAGGCTATCCAGGCGGCGCGTGCCCAGGCGGTTCAGCTTTACGGCTCTGACCAAGTGCCCGATAAGCCGCGCATCTATGCGTCCAAGGTGAAGAATGCCCAAGAGGCTCACGAGGCGATTCGTCCGGCGGGAGATAAGTTCCGTACCCCAGCTCAAACTGGCTTGTCTGGCGATGAACTTCGGCTTTACGAATTGATTTGGCAGCGCACTGTAGCGTCCCAAATGGCTGATGCTGTGGGGGAGCAAGTTTCAGTAAAAATGTCGGCAGATTTTGCTGCTGGCGTAGATGTTGGGACGGGTGAGCCAGCCCCTAATGCCGGTTTAGTGGCGTCTGGGCGCACCATAACCTTTGCTGGTTTTATGCGCGCCTATGTGGAATCAACGGCTCAGGGCGAAGAAACGCCAAGACTGCCAAAGCTGAGCGCCGGGCAGGAAATCAACTTGGTTGAGGCTGCCCCGCTTGGGCATGAGACGAAACCGCCGGCTCGCTACACCGAGCCGAGCTTGATAGCTAAATTAGAAGAGCTGGAGATTGGCCGACCCTCAACCTATGCCTCGATTATTCGTACCATCACAGCCAGGGACTACGTTTATCGTCGCGGTACTGCCTTAGTGCCCACCTGGCTAGCATTCGCGGTTACCAGATTATTGGAAGATCATTTCCCCCAGCTAGTTGACTACGCTTTTACTGCTGGTCTAGAGGAACATCTTGATGAGATCGCCAGTGGTCAACGTGCCCGCTTGGAGGTATTAGAGCGGTTCTATCATGGTGGCGGTGGAGCCAAGGGATTAGCCGAGTTGACTAGCGACTTAGGCGATATTGACGCTAAAGCAACATCCACTTTCCCGCTGGCGGATTCCGGGATTGTGGTGCGCGTGGGACGTTACGGCCCCTACCTTGAACATGATGGTAAACGCGCTAATTTGCCCCCCGATTTAGCTCCTGATGAGTTGAATGTTGATAAAGCTGAAGAGTTGCTTACCAGCGGTAGTGATCAGCGTGAGCTTGGGATAAACCCGAATACTTCACGGATGATAGTGGCTAAGAATGGTCGGTATGGCCCCTATGTCACCGAGATTCTTGAAGATGACGCCCCGAAATCTGCCAAAGCCAAGACTGCCTCACTATTTAAGACGATGGCCTTGGATACGCTCACTTTGGAACAAGCGGTGAAACTGCTGAGTTTGCCTCGTGTTGTTGGGACAAGCGATGGAGTGGAGATTACGGCACAAAATGGCCCTTATGGTCCGTATCTGAAGAAGGGTAGCGATACCCGCCAGCTTGCCAATGAGGAGGAGCTGTTTACCGTCACTTTGGAGGCGGCAGAGAAATTATTTGCAGAGCCAAAGAAACGGGGGCGTGCCGCAGCGCCAATGCGTGAGTTGGGTAAAGATCCGCAAACCGGTAAAGAAATGGTGATAAAGACGGGTCGGTTTGGACCTTATATCACTGACGGTGAAACGAACCAGTCCTTGCCGAAATCTCTAGCCATAGACGACATTACGGCTGAGCAGGCGTCAGAAATGTTGGCGGCTAAACGTGCTAAAGGCCCGGCTAAAAGGCGCACTACTAGAGGCAAAAAAGGCTCGACTAAGAAATAA
- the tmk gene encoding dTMP kinase yields MASLFVVFEGGDSAGKSTQAALLAETLRKAGVEHIVTRQPGGTASGERIRDLLLDPKAVLDDRCEALLYAADKAQHVSEVIRPALASGKVVICDRYCDSLIAYQGGGRGLDAGELNQLLLWATGGLFADLTILLDVAPNQAVNNICEKDRVEAAGEAFHARVRQGFLDLAAKNPKRYLVLNARQSVADIATQVRQAVGERLGRSL; encoded by the coding sequence ATGGCTAGCCTTTTTGTGGTTTTTGAGGGTGGGGATTCCGCCGGAAAATCTACCCAAGCGGCGCTGCTTGCTGAGACTTTGAGAAAAGCTGGGGTTGAACATATTGTCACTCGGCAGCCTGGCGGTACTGCCTCAGGCGAGCGGATTCGTGACCTTTTGCTCGACCCGAAAGCTGTGTTAGACGATCGTTGTGAAGCCCTGCTTTATGCGGCTGACAAGGCGCAACACGTTAGCGAAGTGATTAGGCCGGCACTAGCTAGCGGCAAGGTGGTCATATGTGATCGATATTGCGATTCGTTGATCGCCTATCAAGGTGGCGGACGTGGGCTAGATGCTGGTGAGCTAAACCAATTGCTGCTTTGGGCTACTGGCGGTTTGTTCGCAGATCTGACTATTTTGTTGGATGTTGCCCCTAACCAGGCAGTTAATAATATCTGCGAAAAAGACCGCGTTGAAGCTGCTGGGGAGGCGTTTCACGCTAGAGTGCGCCAGGGTTTCTTGGACTTGGCAGCTAAAAACCCCAAGCGGTATCTCGTCCTTAATGCGCGCCAAAGTGTGGCCGATATTGCCACTCAGGTGCGTCAAGCGGTTGGTGAGCGGCTAGGTAGGTCGTTATAG